ACCAAGTTACTTATGCTTAATTTATTGGAAACTTAGACGTTTACAGTCAAATGATTCATATGAAGTATTTTTCGACTAACTGCCTGAAGGATTGGCAGTTATTGAGAACTGATACTGTTGTGTGATTCTTTGATACTATTGCTATGTTATTAAATTTCTAAGAATTGAAAAAATTCAACCTCTTTGTAAGGTTAGGACTTTTCTTGTTCTTCCAGTAAGAGAGATATCAACAGTTGGTTAGATTGCAAGATGTGGCTAAGACACTGAGCCCTATGtttcaatttatcttttattgtttttccatCTAATTGTAATCAATATATTCAAAGATGCTTAATGGTATTACTATTACCTTTGTTGGACATGTTACCTTTATTAAAAGGCCAAATTTTATACAATTATAGCATCAAGAATCTTCTTGGAACTTCTCTGTTGTATGATTAACTGGTTTTCCTGGTGTTAGCTTGGTGCACCACCATTTGATGCTACTGGGATGATATTTGGCTCACAAGCACCTAGGGAATATGCTCATGGATCACAATACGAATGGTTGCATATGCAGGTTGGTGGTGGGGGCTTCAATAGAGCAATATAATGTTAGATAATCCTCATTGGCATTGTTGCATTAAGCAGCAAGCTGAGTTCTGATTTTTCATCTTACTCAAGGGGGAAATTTGCTATTAGTTTCCAGATTTTAGTGCAGAACATGCTTCCTGCATGTAAGACCATTAATTGAATTTGTATGATCATATCATTTGTAGAAATGTTTCTAATCTTTCTATGTATCATCTGACTGGATACTCTTGTACTCTATTAATTAGttcttaaaacaaatttatctaGAGTGAATTCAGTTCTTGAAACAGCATCTGAACGATTGTATTGGTTGTAGAAAATAACTTGTGTTGCCAAAGAACAAGTGGGGTTATTTTACCAGTGCACATACATAGCAAAAATCTGTATGATATATTTCTTTGAACCAAGTCATTGCCATAACAAGTTAGATTGGTTCTGTATTTGTGTAAGCTTAAATAAGCAAACTGGCACTTAGAAGGGAAAATTCATTACAAAACAATAGAATTTTAATTGAGCTATTGATACTAACACTTCAACGATGAATTGTTATTACAAAAGCTTACTTATTTTATATGCaataattattactataaaacaataaatgatCCATCACTCCTGGGAGGGTGAAGGATGGTGGAGCAAATTAACATGATAAAATACAATCTTGAAAATGGACGCAGTTGAAAATGGTCAAGAATCAAACTTGGATCTGATGCCATTGATCACATCATCTCCCACCTGGAAGGCTTTGGTCAACACCGAATTAGGAATTGAAGGTGTTGAACCGAAGAGATTTGTGGAAGCAATCACAACGCCAGGGAAGTGACTGTTGAAAGATGTAAAGGCAAGAGCCTTTCCTTCTCCAACATTAAGTTGGAAGTGAACCAGTCCTTTTGGAATCACAAACATCTCCCCAGGACTCAAAACCTTTGAGTGAAATACATTGTCACTTGTTATAAATCCTACAAGCAGCTTTCCTGCAATCACAATACCGGACTCAGATGCACGAGGGTGTGAATGAGGTGGGTTGAGTCCACCAGGGCCAAAGTCTACCCGGTTTGTCGAAAGTCCCATTGTATTGAGCCCTGGAAACGTGAAAACATTGGCAGGAGTCACCGTCGCTCCAAAGACATTTGATGTGTTTCCCTCTTTGCGCAGCCCATCGAAGAAAAAATCATCCGAAACTACTTGTTCAGCAGGTTTGCAGGAGAAGCCATTAACTGATATGGAGGAATTAAAGTCTGCAACACAGAAGTCCTGTAAAGCATCAGGATCTGCCGAACGTGAAGAGAAAGGGAGAATGAGTAACACCATTAGGCAAAATATGAGTTGGAAGGGTGAGCTTGATAAAGAAATCATATTGTTGGTGTATGCTGAAGGAAATGGCAAGATAATCTAAGAATTCCAGGATGTTGTGATGGGAGGAAGATCAATGATCCTTAAATATCCCCATCGGTAGTGGAGAAGGAAACTTGCAGGTTGGGATTAGGTGGCTGCTGACTTTGATTTATCACGTTGACTTAGCAGATGATCCCTGCCTGAAGACCAATACCAGAGAGATCATTTTGTTTTTCCACGGTTGACATGGTCAATAGCAATTTGATTGGTTAGAGAGAAG
Above is a genomic segment from Mangifera indica cultivar Alphonso chromosome 3, CATAS_Mindica_2.1, whole genome shotgun sequence containing:
- the LOC123212015 gene encoding germin-like protein subfamily T member 2 is translated as MISLSSSPFQLIFCLMVLLILPFSSRSADPDALQDFCVADFNSSISVNGFSCKPAEQVVSDDFFFDGLRKEGNTSNVFGATVTPANVFTFPGLNTMGLSTNRVDFGPGGLNPPHSHPRASESGIVIAGKLLVGFITSDNVFHSKVLSPGEMFVIPKGLVHFQLNVGEGKALAFTSFNSHFPGVVIASTNLFGSTPSIPNSVLTKAFQVGDDVINGIRSKFDS